A portion of the Blastopirellula sediminis genome contains these proteins:
- a CDS encoding SMI1/KNR4 family protein — protein MHPNVKLLTSLLPPPETPCCNWGDWDLVTSEIGSELPEDFKSLTETYGVATFCGCLWFHTPFYFAGVDAPGVEEAPSYLAMLLSRFEEMDAVAGGRECVPFPQYPESGGLLPIGATDNGDILCWITTGEPNDWGLFFWSFPGIETYTLPQTCITQMLLDLLSGESPLLPSALPPERFQKEHWRVD, from the coding sequence ATGCATCCGAACGTGAAATTGCTGACTTCGCTGTTACCCCCTCCGGAAACGCCCTGCTGCAATTGGGGCGATTGGGACTTAGTAACCAGTGAAATCGGGAGCGAACTCCCGGAGGACTTCAAATCGCTGACCGAGACGTACGGAGTCGCAACTTTCTGCGGCTGCCTCTGGTTTCATACGCCGTTCTACTTCGCTGGAGTCGATGCTCCAGGAGTGGAAGAGGCGCCATCTTATCTGGCGATGCTGCTTTCGAGATTCGAAGAGATGGATGCGGTTGCAGGAGGACGCGAATGCGTTCCGTTTCCGCAGTATCCGGAAAGCGGAGGCCTGCTTCCCATTGGAGCGACCGACAACGGAGACATTCTCTGCTGGATCACCACAGGCGAGCCGAACGACTGGGGACTCTTTTTCTGGTCCTTTCCCGGTATCGAAACGTACACGCTACCGCAAACGTGCATCACGCAAATGCTGCTCGATCTGTTGAGCGGCGAATCGCCGCTCCTACCAAGCGCTCTGCCGCCAGAACGATTTCAAAAAGAGC
- the map gene encoding type I methionyl aminopeptidase has protein sequence MLDGRRNLRLVDTDRDAMRIAGKFNAQLMDFIRPYVKAGITTGELDRLIHEYTLDHGHVPACLGYHGFPKSSCTSVNEVICHGIPGSYVLKDGDIVNVDVTSIVDGWHGDQSETFLIGDVSDEARAVTQCAFDAMHAAISAISPDCSVATIGRAVIAEAKKHGYGVVEEYVGHALGRRFHQEPSIPHVPTRATQSVFLPAGVCFTIEPMINLGTHETVLDRRDGWTVRTKDNKLSAQFEHTILMTEEGPEILTLTQNGPQKGHQF, from the coding sequence ATGCTCGATGGTCGCAGGAACTTAAGGCTGGTAGACACCGATCGCGACGCAATGCGTATTGCGGGCAAATTCAACGCCCAACTGATGGATTTCATCCGTCCTTACGTCAAAGCCGGGATCACGACCGGAGAACTCGACCGGCTGATTCACGAATACACGCTGGATCATGGACACGTCCCCGCTTGCTTGGGTTACCACGGATTTCCCAAAAGCTCGTGCACCAGCGTCAACGAAGTTATCTGTCACGGTATCCCCGGAAGTTACGTCCTCAAGGACGGAGATATCGTCAATGTGGACGTCACCAGCATCGTCGACGGCTGGCACGGCGATCAGTCCGAGACCTTCCTGATTGGCGACGTCTCGGACGAAGCTCGCGCCGTCACGCAGTGCGCCTTCGACGCGATGCATGCCGCGATCTCGGCGATTTCGCCCGATTGCAGCGTCGCGACGATCGGCCGCGCGGTGATTGCCGAAGCGAAAAAGCATGGCTACGGCGTCGTCGAAGAATATGTCGGCCACGCGCTGGGACGTCGCTTCCATCAGGAACCGTCGATTCCGCACGTCCCGACCCGCGCCACGCAGTCGGTCTTTTTGCCGGCCGGGGTCTGCTTCACGATCGAGCCGATGATCAACCTCGGCACGCACGAAACGGTCCTCGACCGCCGCGACGGCTGGACCGTTCGGACAAAGGACAACAAACTGAGCGCCCAGTTCGAGCACACGATCCTGATGACCGAAGAAGGTCCAGAGATCCTGACGCTGACGCAAAATGGTCCACAAAAGGGACATCAGTTCTAA
- the leuS gene encoding leucine--tRNA ligase codes for MPRYNPAEIEPKWQQFWEQNRTFATPEMPQGEKLYVLDMFPYPSGEGLHVGHPEGYTATDIVCRFSRMQGKCVLHPMGFDSFGLPAEEHAIKTGTPPRVQTEKNIANFTRQLKMLGFSYDWDRQIATTDVEYFRWTQWIFLQVYDTWYDREQQKGRPIAELPIPAEVAAEGADAVRQYQDEHRLAYLNEAPVNWCPNLGTVLANEEVIDGKSERGGHPVQRIPLKQWMMRITDYADRLEKDLDGLDWSDGIKARQRNWIGRSTGAEVDFYIGAADKLSAWKKTRAESGFPRKPGDDVLRVYTTRPDTLFGATYMVIAPEHPLVETLTTKEQAAAVKAYCDKAASKSDLERTELAKEKTGVFSGSYAINPVNDEQTPIWIADYVLISYGTGAIMAVPAHDDRDFEFAKTFDIPVIAVVDPGDSSEVDRAEVLAGAVCSTIDGVAINSGKYDGTPTAEFKSKIAADLTAAGLGKTAVNYKLRDWLFSRQRFWGEPFPILKELDASGEPNGKILPVPVDQLPVNLPELEDFKPIGRPEPPLEKAPADWLYPVIDGVKYKRETNTMPQWAGSCWYYLRFIDPKNDTALIDREKEKAWMPVDLYIGGAEHAVLHLLYARFWHKVLYDRGVVTTAEPFQKLVNQGMILGELEYTGFQTAEGRWVSHNKTKTNVEGERVDAKTGEAVTAVKLSADDVEKQGDSFVLKTDANVKIDARAMKMSKSRGNVVNPDVVVKDFGADSLRLYEMFMGPLEATKPWSMAGVSGVRNFLDRVWRLIVDDYAEETALLDAVQDVEPTAEQNKMVHRTIEAVTRDLSKLEFNTPIARMMEFTNFFTKEEVRPKSAMKSLVLMLSAYAPHIAEELWAVLGETESLAYHPWPKFDEKFTKDDEIEIPVQILGKVRSKIVVAADISQADLEKAALADERIQELIEGKQVVKAIVVPGRMVNFVVK; via the coding sequence ATGCCGCGCTACAATCCCGCCGAAATCGAACCGAAATGGCAGCAATTCTGGGAACAAAACCGCACCTTTGCGACGCCGGAAATGCCTCAGGGCGAAAAGTTGTACGTGCTGGACATGTTTCCCTATCCCAGCGGCGAAGGCCTGCACGTCGGTCACCCGGAAGGATATACCGCAACTGACATCGTCTGCCGCTTCTCGCGCATGCAGGGGAAATGCGTGCTCCACCCCATGGGGTTCGACTCGTTCGGTTTGCCGGCCGAAGAGCATGCCATCAAGACGGGGACCCCCCCGCGAGTGCAGACCGAGAAAAACATCGCCAACTTCACCCGGCAGCTGAAGATGCTCGGTTTCAGCTACGACTGGGACCGCCAGATCGCGACGACCGACGTCGAGTACTTCCGTTGGACGCAGTGGATCTTCTTGCAGGTTTACGATACCTGGTACGACCGCGAACAGCAGAAAGGGCGCCCGATCGCCGAGTTGCCGATTCCGGCCGAAGTCGCCGCTGAAGGCGCCGATGCGGTTCGCCAATACCAAGACGAACATCGTCTGGCCTATTTGAACGAAGCGCCGGTGAACTGGTGTCCCAATTTGGGAACGGTGCTGGCCAACGAAGAAGTGATCGACGGCAAGAGCGAACGTGGCGGTCACCCGGTGCAGCGGATTCCGCTGAAGCAATGGATGATGCGGATCACCGACTACGCCGACCGGTTGGAAAAAGACCTGGACGGCTTGGATTGGTCGGACGGCATCAAGGCGCGCCAGCGCAACTGGATCGGCCGCAGCACCGGCGCCGAAGTTGACTTCTACATTGGCGCCGCCGACAAGCTGAGCGCCTGGAAGAAGACGCGGGCTGAAAGCGGCTTCCCGCGCAAGCCGGGCGATGACGTCTTGCGGGTTTACACGACGCGTCCCGACACGCTGTTCGGCGCGACTTACATGGTGATCGCTCCGGAACATCCGCTGGTCGAAACTCTCACGACCAAAGAACAAGCGGCCGCCGTCAAAGCTTACTGCGACAAAGCGGCCAGCAAGAGCGATCTGGAACGGACTGAACTGGCGAAGGAAAAGACCGGCGTCTTCAGCGGTTCGTATGCGATCAATCCGGTCAACGACGAACAGACGCCGATCTGGATCGCCGACTATGTTTTGATCAGCTACGGCACCGGCGCCATCATGGCGGTTCCGGCGCATGACGATCGCGACTTTGAATTCGCCAAGACGTTCGACATTCCGGTGATCGCCGTCGTCGACCCCGGCGACTCAAGCGAAGTTGATCGCGCCGAAGTTTTGGCCGGCGCCGTTTGCTCTACCATCGACGGCGTCGCGATTAACTCCGGCAAGTACGACGGCACGCCGACTGCGGAGTTCAAGTCGAAGATCGCCGCCGATCTGACCGCCGCCGGACTCGGGAAAACCGCGGTTAACTACAAACTGCGCGACTGGCTCTTCAGCCGTCAGCGTTTCTGGGGAGAACCGTTCCCGATTCTGAAAGAGCTGGACGCCAGCGGCGAACCGAACGGCAAGATCCTGCCGGTCCCGGTCGATCAGTTGCCGGTCAACTTGCCGGAACTGGAAGACTTCAAACCGATCGGTCGCCCGGAACCGCCGCTCGAAAAGGCGCCTGCCGATTGGTTGTATCCCGTCATCGACGGCGTGAAGTACAAGCGGGAAACGAACACGATGCCGCAATGGGCCGGTTCGTGCTGGTATTACCTGCGCTTCATCGATCCGAAGAACGACACCGCGCTGATCGATCGCGAAAAAGAAAAAGCGTGGATGCCGGTCGACTTGTACATCGGCGGCGCCGAGCACGCGGTGTTGCACTTGTTGTACGCGCGGTTCTGGCACAAGGTGCTGTACGATCGCGGCGTAGTGACGACGGCCGAACCGTTCCAGAAGTTGGTCAACCAGGGGATGATCCTGGGCGAGTTGGAATACACCGGCTTTCAAACGGCGGAAGGTCGTTGGGTCTCGCACAACAAGACGAAGACCAACGTCGAAGGAGAACGGGTCGACGCCAAGACCGGCGAGGCAGTCACCGCGGTGAAGCTCAGCGCCGACGATGTCGAGAAGCAGGGAGACTCGTTCGTGCTGAAGACGGACGCCAACGTGAAGATCGACGCCCGCGCGATGAAGATGTCGAAGAGCCGCGGCAACGTGGTGAACCCGGATGTTGTGGTGAAGGACTTCGGCGCCGACAGTCTGCGATTGTACGAGATGTTCATGGGCCCGCTCGAAGCGACCAAGCCATGGAGCATGGCCGGCGTGAGCGGCGTGCGCAACTTCCTGGATCGCGTCTGGCGATTGATCGTCGACGACTACGCCGAAGAGACGGCGCTGCTCGATGCGGTCCAAGACGTCGAGCCGACGGCCGAACAAAACAAGATGGTTCACCGTACGATCGAAGCGGTGACGCGCGACTTGTCGAAGTTGGAATTCAACACGCCGATCGCGCGGATGATGGAATTCACCAACTTCTTCACCAAAGAAGAGGTTCGGCCGAAGTCGGCGATGAAATCGTTGGTATTGATGCTTTCGGCCTACGCTCCGCACATTGCGGAAGAGCTGTGGGCCGTTTTGGGCGAGACCGAGTCGCTGGCCTACCATCCTTGGCCGAAATTTGACGAAAAGTTCACCAAGGATGACGAAATTGAAATTCCGGTCCAGATTCTGGGCAAAGTTCGGAGCAAAATTGTCGTCGCGGCCGATATTTCTCAGGCCGATTTGGAAAAAGCGGCGCTCGCGGACGAACGAATCCAAGAGCTGATTGAGGGAAAACAGGTCGTAAAAGCGATCGTGGTCCCTGGCCGCATGGTCAATTTTGTCGTCAAATAA